DNA from Quercus lobata isolate SW786 chromosome 1, ValleyOak3.0 Primary Assembly, whole genome shotgun sequence:
aaaacaattcaatcactaattttaacacaaaaacatataactaaaattaaaaaaaaaaagtcaaattgattatctaagtgTGTGCACTTAAATAGTTTTACGTTTGTGCATGGCTACATCATTTAAAGCAATATACTTAGATTTTCCTTTGGTGCTTTATGCATGCATATGTTTCCAGTACAGATTCTAGGACTGCTTTAATGTAGCATTCTTTGGAAATCTAACACTTCTTGAATTTTAATATACCTAATAAAAGGAAAGTGCAtgctaataattattttttattagatgatgAAGTAGcacataatatttaaattttttaaatttccttaATGAACTAAATTCAGAATTAATGGTCCTTTTCACAGTTAATTAATGAgccaatttcaaaatttttataaatatataatattgaaaattcttgaaaaattcaccaaaaaaaaagaaaaattgaacatgaatttgaaatcttgggcttaaaattaaaaccattttcaaaatacaacATTCCACACGTAAATTTGATAATTCGAACACATTATACGTTGAACCGACTCAATTTTTTCACCTATTCACCAAATTATAAAACCATGCATGCAATTACTGAGTtaccataaaaatcaaattttgagaaataaacatgaaaaaaaaaaccgaaatgGTCTTGAACACACTAACCTGTCCTTCACAAAGCAAATAGAAAAATCCAGAACTATAACTCACTATCTCTGTAAGTCTGTAACCCAGGTTATAGATCTGCAAATagaaaaaactacaattcaatcaattatagaatacaaaataggcacaaaaacatataactaaaattcaaaaaaaagttaaattgattatctaagtgtgtgcacaaaaactacaattcaatcactaattttaacacaaaaacatataactaaaattaaaaaaaaaaaagtcaaattgattatctaagtgTGTGCACTTAAATAGTTTTACGTTTGTGCATAGCTACATCATTTAAAGCAATATACTTAGATTTTCCTTTGGTGCTTTATGCATGCATATGTTTCCAGTACAGATTCTTTCGGGTTGTTGCAAACTTGTAAAACCATAAAACTTGGTTACTACCATGAAACTACTGCTTTCTTCCGGTTCGCACCTAGCGATTATTAGTCTACTCTCACGATTCTAGGAAACAACTGTATCATAAGTCATAACCATAATGGAATACAAAATTGAATagccgtgaaaaaaaaaaacatacctACAAATTGAATagccgtgaaaaaaaaaaaagcatcgacaaaggtttatatatatagttatagaGTCCTAATCTATATAGAGTTCggattcagaaaaaaaatattcagaaaaaaaatatatatattataggttTATAAGACAATACCTTTGGGCCGGTCTCGACGGGCTGGGTCGGTTGCATTGCCATGGGCTGGGGAAGAGTGGAAACTGAGCGAAGTGGACATGGGTATGGTGGGATCTGTGGCCATGGGCTTACCGTGGAAAGGAAGAGGCAGAGAATCGGTCTGTTGGGTCGGATCGTTGGGTCTTGCCGTCGAAAGGAAGAGGCAGAGGATCGGTCTGTTGGGTCGGGTCTTGCCGTGGAAAAGAAATGGCATGGGTCGGATCGTTGGGTCTGCATTCGTGAAAGGGAAAGGTATTCGTGAAAGGTTCTTGCCGTGGAAAAGAAACGGCGTGGGTCGGATCGTTGGGTCTGTCCGGTATCGTGAAAGGGAAAGCTGGGAAAGAGAAGGCCGAAGGTCCGGTAGGGAAAGGTATTCGTGAAAGGGTCTTGCCGTGGAAAAGAAACGGCATGGGTCGGATCGTTGGGTCTGTTGGGTCCGGTGGGAGGAAGGTCCAGTATCGTGAAAGGGAAAGCTGGGAAAGAGAAGGCAGAAGGTCCAGTATCGTGTGGGAAAGCTATTCGTGTGGGTATggtttcattttgtttgttttcattttttttttttattatttgttgtcCGGTAATCGTGTCAGGGAAAGGTCTTTTGTGTGgttatggttttattttttttttgtttttttcttttttaatgatgtgctgacgtggaaatttgtggaagcttcaaaagcttcggttttatatatatatatagactacaTTAGCTAAAGTCCgggctcaaaaaaaaaaaaacttattgtaAACCGAAATCAACATCAACCAAGACAAACCCACAATCAAATTAGCCCCcccccctttctctctctctctctctacctaaGACTTTGATACTTGTTATAATTATTCAAGCCATTGAGCTACTAAGAGAATCAGTAAGCCACTATCATATCTATCTTATGGGATATAATTAAttgacaaatatatattttaaatatctttagacataatttatgtttattttacattttaaaattaagtaacaacaataaaatacttatataatatattataataataaaaactatcatttatgtttatttcaatttaataaataaataaatgaccaAATAATAATACCattctttaaaaacaaaagaactgaGGAATATAAGGCTAAccaaataaattaccaaaagttatagaagaaaatatatcaaaaatgctatatatatatatatatatatattgtttgagaagaagaaagaaaaaaaaattctatagagtatataaattaaatgaattttttctattttttattattaaaaagaaattattgttAAGGTTTAAAAAAGGTACTAAAtgctttccttaaaaaaaaaaaaaaaaaaaaaaaaaaaaaaaaaaggtaagattAAGAGGTGGTAGTCTGATGGGTAGGTAAgactaatggcctgtttggatggagggggaataaaggggagtagagtaaaattggctaaaaataagctaattttatGCTAAATCTACTCTTCTCTACTCTACTTcccctccctctccctcaatTCTAATGGATCATAAGGTTTGACAAATTACTTTCAAACTTATAACTTATCAGCATCATGCGTAGGAGGCAAAAGAAAAACGAAAATAGTGAAGCCAACTCAAGGTGATATGTATTGGGTATTTCACTCTTTTGTAAACTTATAactttttgttgtgaaaatattgtggatacaGTACTACTCTATTTTGTTAAAACCAAATTCTTGAGATTCTTGTGTTCAAATAACCTTTTGTAGGCTAGATAAAATAAGTtcgtttaaaaaaattatattatataattttttttgcaagcataattgttttgttttgcaatATGAACTTTATGAGTTGCATGTGGCACCGCGGCTGAAATCTCATGTCAGCTAACCCTTACTGAGTTCTGTTagtaccctttaaaaaaaaaaaaaaaaaaaaaaaaaatcattaagtaGGTTTTATCTGTTGGAGGAGCAACACGAGccttatttgaattttgaaggatctcatttttagttttaaacagtGTATCGCTTTCTAttttaatagttatgtcatatGTGATCAACTCAGCAGTAGTTCTGTACTTAGAATCAATTTTTGTGAGTTGGAAGTTGGATTTTACAGTTATTAACTTGTggtattttaataattcatGGTTTTGTTATCCCTTGGagaaaaaatgttaaatgcTCTGAATAACAAGTATCGAATAGATGAAACTTTGTACACAGATTTGTGAGAGACCGTGACCTTAACTCAATTATAACATCCATCTTTGTTATATGATTTGTCTCGTGTACTTTGTCAATTCTagctaaattttaatatttctgcctattattttaataatagatGATGTATTATTAATAAGCCCACTCTCTCAACacaaaaataccaaattacTATAATTTCTTCCCATCTTTATCACTCTCTACGGTCTACCTACAATTAAAAAGAAGGataaaagagggggaaaaaaacttttacaaaGGCTAACCTTTGTTCTTGAATACTTCAAAAGTTGTGGTCTCATGGTTTTATAGCTTAATATGTTTCTCTCTTatgtaagagcatccacagtagtggaactaaaaatttagctttttaactcctccaaaagttattttatctattttatctataCACATACTGCAgaagtggatctattttagctttcaacataataaaataatataaacatcacaataaaacaatatatcctctacaataaaataacatatccCATTACTCAAAAAACACCCACAACACCAACCACAATCACCTCTACcatcaaccacaaccaccaccggccacaaccaccactctaTTTTGGCAACCACaacacaacataaaaaaaaaaaaataaaaaaaaaaaaaatcacaacccCATCACCACCAGTCACCACAAACCACCAGCCAtgacaaccacaaccacaacccactgccactgccactgccgctgccacaaccacaaccataaaccacaaaactcatagccaaaatccacaaaacccactgccaaaaccaaaatcatccaccaccactaccatagccaaaatcaaccaccaccaccaccacagccaccaaacccatatatatataaaataataaaaaaataaaataaaataaaaaactcaatcaCAGCAAAGAGAGTAGAGAGATGGGCGACAGCGGTGGATTGGAGGCTTGGGAGGCGTGGGCCGGTGGATCGGAGACATGGATAATGTGTCGGCGGAGGCTTGGGCCGGTGACGTTGAGGCCGGCGGAGGCATGGGTCGGAGGCTTGGGGCTTGGACCGATGACGGAGTGACTGAGGCcggagggagagggagagagagagagagagagagagagagaggcgagaatgactatgagagagagagaggctttttattattttaagttcTGGccgaataaaataatatatatattttttttagctctcatgaacagtgcacatctatagagagagagagggagagagagaaagagagagagaggcgagagtgacactgagagagagagagaggctttttattattttaagttctggctgaataaaataatatatatattttttagctctcatgaacagtgcacatctatctatagatgtgcactgtagcagtggagctaaaaaaaatagatttagctccactgctggagCATCATTTTAATGTTTGTGgagctaaaatttagcattatAGTATTATACCTCTACTGCTACAAATGCTCCCCATCTCTCAAATAAGGTGTCTTTGTCCCCACATGGACCAAATATCACACTTTTACAACTCAAAACTCTTGTGGTACAAATTGTACCATTTTATATGGTACCAATATTACTCCTCAAATCTGTTACTAAGCACATGAAAAACCCAAGATATAACCATTTGATAATAAATGTAGAGGATgataaaaagtcaaaaatccTCCCCCATTTAGGCACAATGGCTCAAATGTCATGAAAATGCACGTGAACTGTTCCACCTAATACTCTTTATCCCAAACAATCGATTAAATAAACAGGGGTATTGTTTGCACCGCTATATCTTCCTAATTAAATTCcatatattaatgaaaaaacatacttatatagaatttttttttatgggtaccATATGAGATTTAATTAACTTGTTCATAGTTTGATCTAGTATGCTATTAATATCTCAGAATTGATTGGGTAGATGGAGAATGTTTTaccacaaatttatttttaatataaatgttaattgtcttttttctttaaaaaaaattgaaaaattttcttgtcTTAAACgcattaattgaaaaaaaaaaatataatttttcatcatagctgaaaaaataataaaaataatacaaaaggATTAGCTGTCAATCAGTGAGTGTACAGTTTATATAGAGAGTGACATTAAACGTAGAAAGGCGTAGTTTATAAAAGATGAGACCGATTTCAATGACATTAAACACTTACACtgtttttaaccaaataaaaaaaaacacttacaCTGTTGTGGAGCATTTCCAGAAGAATAGAATCCTACGCTACAGTACACTCACTGCATTACGAATACCATTATCATATCAATATTAAATTAAAGGAGTAGCAAAGCAAGGAAGCTAGCTAGCATTTAGTGGAAGAGAATCCGATGAGAGAATTAGCGAGATCGAAAGCAACACGTGTCTGTTGCTGTTGGACATTCCCAATGATAGAGAAGGCGGAGGAGGTTGGAGCAAACGCCAAACAAAACGTCCCCGTTGAGTCAACCGGTATCAACACATTCTTGGCCGCTAATGCCAACACTTTCCCATTCGGAAAATGAAACGCCACCGTTGGAACCTCCACACTCGTCTTTGACGACAGGTCGTAACACGTGTCAAATAACGCCACGCCGTTAGTTGACGCCAACCCCAACCTCCTCGTCCCTTTCACAAATGCGTCACGGAGCGAGTTGTAGGTCTCCGTTTGTAACCGACTCACGGCTGTGCCCGAGTCGATGATTATTCCACCGTTCCCTCCCGAGTCCACTTCGAACGCCGACTCCGGAATCCGAAGCGACTCACCTCCGACACTGAGCCCGCTTACACCGACGTAGTAAAACGTGTCCAGTTTAGGGTTACGGTGTAACGGAGCTGTGACGGCGTTAGGAGGTAGTGGTGAGTTGAACTCAAGAGTCGAAGCCGAGTCCGAGTCACGGTCAACTAAACAGTACGAAAACGACGTCGCGTTCAGTTGAGATGGAAGCGATAACTTTCCGCCGCCGAGCCCGAGCAATCCGGCGGCGCCGATGAACAAGCCTTCGTTATTGTGACCACAGCCAATGGCTACATTGTTCACCGAAGCCGAGCCGAGAGTTAGGGTTTCGGTGACGAATTCACCGACTGTGTACGAGCCGTCACCGTAAGCGACCTCGTAGAGACACGTGCCGTTGCGACACTCGGACACGTCGAGAGACTTGCATTGCTTGGTTTCGCAAGAGAGCGGCGAGTAAGAAGCCGATGAAGCCGGCTCGAAGATCGGATCAGCTTGTTGGTAACAATCGGCGCATGGAGCACATTGAAGCCAGTTGACGTCACTGCCAGTGTCGAGAACCATGTACGCCGGAGTCGGTGGTCTTCCGATTGCGACTCGGCAGAAGTACTCGCCGCTTCCTTGACTCGTTCCTGAAATGATGGGACCTTGTAGATCTTGTTGTTGTTCTTGTCCTCGTCCTCCCGAAGGTTCGAGATCTGATTGGAGAATGCCTGTGAGGGCTAGATGTAACCGAGTGGTTAAAGATTTGAGTCGGGCTGAGTCGCGCTCGAGTCGAGCTATAGTGAGTGACTTGTAGTCAGTGTGAGTGTGAGTAGGCCGGCTAAGAATAGAAGTTCTAGTATGTAGCTCAAGTGTGAGGGATGAGGATGAGAGAGTCTGAGACTGagtctgtttttgtttttgtttttgttggttaaATGCTTGCGGCGTTGCCTTTGGATTGTAACTACTGAAAACACTTTGGGCTTTTTGAAGCGAAGCTGTTACGTCGAGAGTGGTGGTGGACGTTGTTTTAGTTAAGGTTCGAGAGTGAACAAAGTTGAGAGTGGAGAAGATGATAGTGATAATAATGTAGAAGAGGGAACTCATTTTTGGGGGTACTGAGATAGAGATTAGAGATTAGAGAGAGGTAGAGCTATTATGCCTACGCCTATGGGGGAGTGGGGGttggggttttttatttatgcaACAGGtttgagattgagattgagattgagattgagagaCTCATGACAAGGACATTGGGATAAAACAAAAGATAATAGGGTGGGAGAGGAGCTTTGAATGTTCGCTCTTCTGATTAATTTGGTTGGGTTGGGTGTTAGGGGCATTTgcatttctcataattttcaCCCAGATGTTTATTATTAGTTTAGGTGTCATTTATAACCTTTACATGTTTCATAATGTTGCCTTGTTGCTGAATCTTTTATTCatggatattattattataataataacataaaGCCCTTCCATTTAGTgctgtttattttcttttaggtcTTGACCGCATTTTAGAACAAATTTTTAGTTAAGATTTGCCCAAAAAGCAAATTGATTGTGACCTTCGCgtaacatatatacatatactgATActgggtcaaaaaaaaaagcaaggaTAAAGCTTGGACTGTATGAATTGCTTTTTATGAGGACTATTGAAGCAAATTAATCCCATGATTTGGTTACAGGTTGATGGTactggtggttgtggttgtacTCATTATTATGTCAATTGTCAAATtaaactttttctttcattcagGACGTGCCTTTGTTGGTTAATATGGGCCTTGTTTTGGGCCGAACGCAACTGTTTTTTTTAGTAGCCCAAATTTCTTCAAACACTCACTTGTCAAGCCAAATTGCAGATCAAAACTGTGCGGAACTTTgggggctgtttggtttttaaaaaaccatCACTCATCAGTCATCACTCTTCACTCAATTTTCAGGTCCATTTGGTTTAGAGATAGCTCAGTTTTTATAACTCAGTTTTCAAAACTCAtaattcaaacccaaaactcatAACTCCCTACTCAAACCTCACATTCActcaaaaattgcaaaatactTGTTTGGACTCATAACTCAGTTACATATCTCTACAACTTTTTGCCAAAACCGTGGACTCCACCTACTGACACTACCCAGTGTTGCTACTATTGCTACCCGCATctcattaacaaaaaatcttcCTCCTTTATTTCTCCCCCTGTGGCATTCTCTCACCTTTCATTTCTTTGACTCTCCCTcttttctatcaattttttttttttttttgtttatctctctttctctgtctctcccCTCTTCACtctatatttgattttttttccactcttctctatttctttctcaGCTTTCTCTGTCTCTCCCTTCTTCAAtctgtatttgattttttttttctctcttctttgtttctttctcagCTGTTTTTGGTTGGTTTGAATTGATGGTTATTGGGTTTAAAGTGGGGGGTTGTTTCAGTGGTTGCTTGGTTCGGATTGGTGATGGTGGGTTTCGGTAGTGGTCATTTGGGTGTTGGCTGGGTCTTCACGGTGGAGATCTAGTTTAAGTCACGGTGGAGATCGGGTTTGAGATTGGGTTTTTGGGGTTTCAATTGTTTCTCGACCTTAGTTCTTGTGTCTCAGTTCCAGTGGTGGTCAAAATGGAGAGTGGTGGAGGCGTGGCTTGAATCGGTTGGGGCTGGTTTTGTGTTTCGATGGTGTGGATTGGCAGTTGGTTTTGTGGGTTGATGCTGGTGTTTTGGCGGTGGCTGAGTTTCAATTTCACGGTGGTTGTTGGCGGCGCTGGGTTTGTTATGGTGGTGGTGTGGTTGTTTGCAATGGTAATATCAAACAGCTCTGAACTGACGTGACAACACACAAGCTATGGGTCCCACAGAGTTTGAATATTTACATTGGTGCCACTAAGTTTCCTATCTCAGTTTTTGAAAACACATATTTCCTGTTTCCTATTTCCATCACTCTAAAGTTtactttttgtgggacccacagATTAACTTGGTGCAGCTTTTActttcattttttccttcaacccccaatacccaaactcaccgaacccagtgaaaaggaatgaaaaaaagaaaccaaacccagaaacccaatgtgaaaaggaaaaaaaaaagagaagaaaagagaaaccaaGCCCAGACCTAacgtgaaagaaaaaaaaatgaagaagactAGACTAGACTcaatgtgaaaggaaaaaaaaaaaaaggaagaagaagaagaccacacggcgtgaaaggaaaaagaaaaaaaagaaaaagaagaagaccacctagagtgaaaggaaaaaaaaaaagaaaaaaaaagaaaagaagaagaccaTATTTGAATACTTACATGTTGTGGGTCCCTCAAATATGTgtgtatttattaaaattccTTCATAATTCTGTTTCAATAActtgaaaacacctaaaatgtgttttcagtttcgataactcatcactcaaaaatcagagaattgattGATGGAAACAAAACCTGAAAACATATCCAAACAAACTACTCAGCTATGGGACCCACCAATTTTGAATTAtgggtgatggaaacagagttatgggtgatgaaaactgaaaatccaAACGGCCCCTTAGATACCTCACATCATCTCCCTCCCTATGGAAACCAACTCATTCTAGGCTTCTAGCCCATTACTCCAAGGCTGAGGGAAATTTTTTAGATTGAGTTTGGTTTATTTGTAACAAATAAATTTGGACAAATTCGAactagctatttttttttttttttttaaagaaagaaaccaGTTGTTTCTATTGGTAGAGGAAGCGGAATTTAGAAAAAGTTTCCTCGTGTTTTTCTATTTCACTAGTGAAAGTCTCGTGCGTTGCACGTCTTAGTCatgaattttgtatatttgtttgtatatataatatatctaaTTACAAATTAGAATGATCAATaacaacttttcaattttttttaaataattctttatttatttatgaagagGGGGATTATCCTAAAagaattaatttcaaatttatgattaaaaaatcaattgtacttgtacacctaaaataaatttaatttgtatgtcttattttgatatttatattatctGTTTTAGTGTTGACTTCATTCAAATGGTTataacttactaataaataaatataacactCTAACTTAAATTaatgtttgtaattgtattgtgCTTTAACCTTTAAAAacacatatattaatattacacatgaaaaaaataatgaattaataattaaaacatttgaaaaaaaaattaagctaaaatcccaatttattaatgaaaaacaatccaaatttctaaaatttttataaataaaaaagaaaaagcaaatgGAGTTAAGTAAATATAAACTTACATAGGAATTTGGACTGATGGAtataataacatttttaaatCATTCTTTTTCCCCTTGTATCCAATTTCATGTTGACagcaaattttgcttttaaagaAGATAGATTACATGGATCAAATCACCAAACAAAAACTACAATAAATTAAATCCACAATCAAATATTgatgtcaacaacaaataatcatgtGATGAGAAAATAAATGGTACAATATATTGCTTGCTATATTaatgtgggtccgagaggtctgcaatccggctCAAACTCTAtttgggcccagggcccgtgccgaggaggtatcttgccaaggacgaatgatcaatggccggggtagcaaggggaacggctgagaacttaccctgtcctcggcattccagagcttcaatgggaagaccaacatcatggtggaggcaatccccaaacagccccctcaaggggatgtgagcggaatggggcccatagggaagcagggtgtgaaattggaccaaggaaaatgcgtcccctcttcagtaaatgcacctgccaatacccagagctgattaatgagaaaagacgtttggacggtgtaaacttcgatccatgcaactaatagaaagttagacgggacggttgatgggatggataccgaaataagctcctgcctgacctacaagtggagggtcaggatcaaccaagacggactatataataaaaaggaaggtatACCAacagggggctgggaaaaatggccaaaaaccagagcctcccagcccacctccaggagaaagactccaggggtgaaggaaaacttaaccttgtatgaacaccacgaaaaacccaccgcctgtcaatcaaggcctagccttccaaacccacgctctacaaatgatattgtttgggcctttttacgtgcgaacccgacaccgttaaggtccgccacgaatcgtgtccttacaattggcgccgtctgtgggaaggcttgtgtgttggtataggatgtgggtcgatagagtttcttcattatttctaaccgttggttatagagttctagtataaagttctgctaggggctacgtttcttgactaggggcttggctgaggagctaactcccttaaagccaaggtcccccgtaaagagcaaactaggcacttgatagtgttaatcgtatggataaactctaggggcttggctgaggagctaactcccctaaagccaagatcccacacaaagagaaaactaggttttggacagaaccaaggcattgcatggtccacggattcaagcctatggggaaaccaactacctggatgaggaaaactaggttttggacagaaccaaggcattgcatggtccacggactcaagcctatggggaaaccaactacttggatgaggaaaactaggttttgacagaaccaaggcattgcatggtccacggactcaagcctatggggaaaccaactacctagatgaggaaaactaggttttggacagaaccaaggcattgcatggtccacggacttaagcctatggggaaaccaactacctggatgaggaaaactaggttttggacagaaccaaggcattgcatagtcctcggacttaagcctatgg
Protein-coding regions in this window:
- the LOC115957719 gene encoding protein ASPARTIC PROTEASE IN GUARD CELL 1 → MSSLFYIIITIIFSTLNFVHSRTLTKTTSTTTLDVTASLQKAQSVFSSYNPKATPQAFNQQKQKQKQTQSQTLSSSSLTLELHTRTSILSRPTHTHTDYKSLTIARLERDSARLKSLTTRLHLALTGILQSDLEPSGGRGQEQQQDLQGPIISGTSQGSGEYFCRVAIGRPPTPAYMVLDTGSDVNWLQCAPCADCYQQADPIFEPASSASYSPLSCETKQCKSLDVSECRNGTCLYEVAYGDGSYTVGEFVTETLTLGSASVNNVAIGCGHNNEGLFIGAAGLLGLGGGKLSLPSQLNATSFSYCLVDRDSDSASTLEFNSPLPPNAVTAPLHRNPKLDTFYYVGVSGLSVGGESLRIPESAFEVDSGGNGGIIIDSGTAVSRLQTETYNSLRDAFVKGTRRLGLASTNGVALFDTCYDLSSKTSVEVPTVAFHFPNGKVLALAAKNVLIPVDSTGTFCLAFAPTSSAFSIIGNVQQQQTRVAFDLANSLIGFSSTKC